The nucleotide window TCGTGTCCGGCCGCACGCGCGGGATCCGGTCGCCGCGCCTCATGAGGTCGCGGACCCTCAGGAACTTCTTCCCGAGCTTCCCGCCCGGATGCAGGGCGGCGAAGTCCTCTTCGCGGAACCCTCTCTTCTCCGAGAGCGCCATCGCGAGCGCGTCGCCCATCGCGAGCATGGCCGTCGTCGAAGCGGTCGGAGCGAGGTTCAGCGGGCACGCTTCCCGGGAGATCGCGACCGAGATCGCGTGCTCCGCGGCCCGCGCCAGCGTCGATTCCGGCTGCCCGGTCATCGTGATGAGGGGAATCTCGAGGCGCTTGACGAATTCGAGCAGGCGGACGATCTCGTCCGTCTCTCCCGAGTACGACAGAGCGAGCACGACGTCTCCCTTGATCACCATCCCGAGGTCGCCGTGTATCGCCTCGGCCGGATGCAGGAAGAAGGCCGGGGTCCCGGTGGAAGCGAGGGTCGCCGCGATCTTCTGACCGATGATCCCCGATTTTCCCATCCCGGTGACGACGACCCGCCCCTGACACGCGTGCATCGCCTCGACCGCGGCTTCGAAAGCGGGCCCGACGTTCTCGATCTGTTCGCGGACGGAGTCCGCCTCGATTCTCAGAACTCGGCGCGCGCTGTCGAGGATCACTTCCTAGATATTAGCGCGGACCCTATGCGACGTTATACGGGCCCGACGGGCCTGCCGCCGGGCTTGACGTACGTTTTCCGTACGCTGCGCCCGCCGGCAGGCCCGTCGGGCTCGTCTTCCACCAGGTTTGGCCGCGCCTCGGCGTCCGTTCTTGGGGGAACGGTCGGCGGGTGGTCTTCCGGCGCCTCCAAACTCAATGGTGGGACCCCGGAGCGGTCGAGGGCACATGGAGCCGCGAGTGAAGCGAGCTCCCGAATTCCTCCCTTGGGGAGAGGACGCCGCGTACCCGCGGCCGGTGAGGGGCCGCGTTAGAAGCCCGAGCCGCGGAGGACACGTCGCGGAAAGTCTCGCCGAAAAGTATTCAGCGCGATCCTTCGGAAGAAGGATCCGCCGCGAAGCGGCGAGGCGCGAGGCGCCATGCGCATCAATCGCCGCGCACGGCAATGAGCGAGCTACCGAGGCAAGGAGGTCCGCGATGTGGGAGGTTGCGGGCCTCCCGCGGAGCGGGGCGCGCGGCCGACGAGTCTCAGTGGGCGGAGCGGGTTTTCAGTGAGTGCTCCGGATTCCAGCGCCGGCGCTGCAGCTCCTGGAGGTACCGCACGATCCGGTCGGAAGGAACGAAACCCTTGACGTCGCCATTGATCTTCGCTCCCGCGTGATCGTTGCGGGACCACCCGCTCACGGCCTGGAAGAGACGACGATGCGGCATGACGCCCTCCGGGGCGGAATAAATTGCAAGATCCGCGCCATGGAGACGCCTCCGGATGCGTCGCCCGGTCAACGTCGGTAGGTGCTCGGGTTCGGCCGAATACGTCCCGGGGAGGGTCAGAGGTGGAAGATCCTCGTCAGGAAGACGGCCATCTGACTTCTCGGGACCGCCGCCTTCGGACAGAAGTCGCCGCCGCCGCAGCCGTTCGTGATCGACTCGCGCGCGAGCTGCTCGATCCACGCCGCCCCGAAAGCGTTGGCGGGAACATCCGCGAACATCGCTCCGGTCGCGGCGGGGGGCGCGTACGCGCTCCCGTGCTCGGCGCGGAGAAGGAAGATGGCCATTTGCGCGCGGCTCACGTTGCCCGAAGGGCAGTACGTGGTCGCGCCGCAGCCGTCGGTGATCTTGCGCTTGCCGAAGTCCTCGATGAAATCGTAGGCATAGGCCCCGGGAGGGACGTCGGTGAAGACCTGCGGCTGATTCGGCAGCGGCACGAAGACGTTGAGTCCGCGCTCGATGAACACCGCCATGTCGGCGCGGGTGACCAGGGTGGAGGGACAGAACGCCGTGGCGGTGCAGCCCGGAATGATGCCCCATGCCGCCATCGTGTAGATCGCCGGAGCGAAGCCGTTGCTCAGAGGAACGTCGCTGAAAGTTCCTCCCGACATGCAGTCCGGCGCCAACGACGCGGCATTCAGGATCGTCGGGCGCAGCTGCTCGGAGATGCAGCGCGAATGGAACTTCAGCGAGATCTCGCTCCAGCCGAACAGGTGGCAGTAGCTCATGATCGTGCCCACGCCGGCGCCCGGGTCGACGTTCGGGCCGCTGTAGCATCCGGGCTCCGATCCGTAGCACTCGTCGATCGGCGGCGAATAGCAGTGGGTGTGCTCCGACCCGAAGTTGTGGCCGAGCTCGTGCGCGACCGCCTCCACGTCCCAGACGTCGCTTCCCGCCGGCGGCGAGTGGAAGTTCGTCATCGAGCCCTCGATGTTCCCCACGACCGCGTACCCGCCGGCCCAGTGGCCGTCGGCGGAGTCCCACTGGTCTCCCTGGCAGACCGTCGAGAGCCACGCGACCCCGCCTCCCATGTTCTTGCCGCTCAGGAAGAGGACGGTCGAGCGGGCCGTTCCCGACCCGTGTGCATGCCAGTAGTCGCCGACCTGGAAGAGCGCGGACAGGGGGTTCGACGTCGTCCAGGGATCGCTCGTCGTCGTCCAGACCCGCAGGAAGCCGATCTTCAGGCGGGTCTTCAGGTCCCGCCAGTAGATCGCGGAGACGGCGGCGAGCTCGTTGGAGAGGTAGTTCCTCTCGGTCGCCGCGTTTCCGAACCGGTGGAAGAGCTCGTAGTCGGTGTCGACGGCGATCGAGGCGGCGAACGGCTGCCCCGCGTCGGAGATCGCCGCCGTCGAAAGGAGGGCTTCGCGCGAAGGCGTCGCGGTCAGCCGTTCGGCGTCGCAGCGCCACGCGCGGGCGAGCGCCGCCCACTCTTCCTTCGAGAGACGGCGGACGACGTGCCCGGGCGTCTCCCGTTCCCAGCGGCCGAGCGGCTCGACGGCGTACGTCTCTTCGCCACGCTGGATGATCGCGTGCACGCTGGATCCGAAAGCCGAGAGGAAGACCCGCGAATCGGGATCTCCGGCGACCGTTCCCTCGTAGTAGGCGGCATCGGGGAGGGGAGCGTCGGTTTCGAGGCCGCCCGGACCCACCTCGACATTTCGGGCGGCGTCCGAGAAGAGGTCGAACCGGCGGAGCTCGAGATCGACGGATTCCGTGGAATCGAGCGGGAATCCATCGACCTGGACGGGTTCTTCCGGCTTCACGCTCCGAAGATCGGCGAGCGCGCCCGTCCGGAGGGAGAGGACGGTCTCGGATGACGACGCGACCGAGCGCGGCCGGACCGACGTCGAACCGGAACGCCGGATCGGACTGGGGACGGTCAGCGCCGCCGGCCGGGGGGATCCGAGGGAGGCCGCGGGGAGCAACGGAACGAGGAACGCCAGGAGAATCCCGCCGGGTCGATGCATCGAGTCACGGTACCAGCGGCGGCCGGATTTGGGCACTGGCCGGCGGGACAGGGCTTGACAAATACCTCGCCGTAAGTTAACGTTGTTAACAATGCAGATCCGAATCGCGGACGGCGCAATCCTCGGCGCGGCCCGGCGGCTGGTCGACGAAGAGGGGCTGCGCGCGTTGACCATGCGCCGTCTCGGCGACCGGCTGGGCGTCTCGGCGACGGCGCTCTACCGCCACTACCGCAACAAGGACGAGATCCTCGAAGAGCTCGTCGACGCGGCGAACGAGGTTCTCGGCGGATATCTCCGCCGGGCCGCCTCCGGCCCGAGCCCGGAGGGGCGCCTCCGAGGGACGGCTCGCGAATACGCCCGCTTCGCGCTCGAGGAACCCGAGTTCTACCGGATCCTCTTCCTCACGACGGGGCGTCCGAAGATGGACATTCTCCCGGAAGAGAGCCGCTCCGCGAACTTCCAGATTCTCATCGATCGGGTTCGCGCGTGTTCCGCGCGGGCCGCCGCCGATCCCGCGCTCGTCGCCATCTCTCTGTGGGCTCACTGGCACGGCCTCGTCGCGATGTACCGTGCGGGCCGATTCGGCGCCGATCCGGAGAAGTTCCTGGCGCTCTTCGAGCGGTCGGCCGACGTCTTCCTGCGGGCGATCACGTCGGGGCTTTCACCGGGCGAAGGCCGGAGATGAGGCGCGCATTCGCGGCCGCCGCCGGCCTGGGCCTGATCCTCTGGGCGGCCGTTCGCGTCGACCGGGCGCCGCGGCTCGACCGCGGGTCGTCCGATCGCTTCTCGGAGGCGCGCGCCCGCACGCAATTGCGCCGGTTGATCGGCGGGATCGCATCCCATCCGGTGGGCTCTTCGGAGAATCGGCGGATCGCGGACCGGCTCGTCGAAACCCTCGCCGCGATGGGATATCGCCCCGAGCGGCAGAGGGCCTTCGTGTGCGGCGACTTTCGTCGATCCTGCGGAGAGGTCGAGAACGTGATCGCGACGGCCGAAGGCTCCGCCTCGACCGGCGAGATCGTCCTGAACAGCCACTACGACTCGGTTCCCGCGTCGCCCGGCGCGTCGGATTCGATGGCGGGTGTCGCGGCCCTGCTCGAGATCGCGCGCGATCTGAAAACTCGTCCGCCCGGGCGGAACACCGTTCTCTTCGTGTTCGCCGACGGCGAGGAAGCGGGACTCCTGGGATCGACGGCGTTCGTGAACGCCCATCCTGCCGGGCGGATCCGCGTCGTCGTGAATCTCGAAGCCCGGGGCTCGCGGGGACCGAGCCTGCTCGCCGAAACCTCGGGCCCCGCTTCCGGCGTGCTCCTGCGCTTCGCGGCGAAGGCCCGTGGGCCCTTCGCCGATTCCGCGGTCACGGCGCTGACGGCGCTCCTCCCCAACGCGAACGACCTGGAGGAGTACCGGCGAACCGGAGCCGTGGGCCTGATGTTCGGTTTCGTCCAGGGGTTTCGGCAGTATCACTCGTCGACGGACACGGCGGAGGCGCTTTCACCCGAGACGCTCGGGCAGCACGGCCAGAATGCGCTCGATGCGCTGCAGGCGCTCCGGAACGAGGACCTCGGTGCGCTGCCGCGCGGCCCGGCCGGGTTCACGACGATCGTCGGGAAGCTGATCGTCTGGCCGCTCGGCGCGGCGTTGCCGGCCGCCCTCGCCGCGTTCGCGGTCTCGGTCGGGGCGGTCCTGATCCGTCGCCGAAGGGAGGGGATGCGCATCCGGGACGTCGCTGCCGCCGCGGGGTGGATCGTCGTCTCCATGGCGCTGGCGGGACTCGTGTCGCTCCTGACGATGAAGGTCATGCGGGCGGTCGCCGCATCGCCGACGCCGTGGAAGAGCCGGCTCGAGCCGGACTATCTCGCCGGTTGGGCCGGAGCGGTCCTGATTTCGATCGCCGTCGCCGGTCGAGCGGCGCGGCGCCGCGGGGTACCCGCGTTTTGGTCGGGCTCCCTGCTCGTCTGGTCGGTCCTGGCTCTCGTGCTCTCCGTCACGGCGCCCGCCGCGTCGCACCTCCTCTCGATTCCCGCCCTCTTCGGGGGCGCGCTGGCGCTGTTGCCGCCCGGACGATCGCCTTCCGGCGTCGTCGATCGTTCGCTCCTGACCGGCGTCGCGGCCGGATTGCTGGTCGCTCCCCGGATGCAGGTGCTCCTCGATCTCGGGGGGATGACGATCGTGCCCCTTCTCGCGGTATTCGCGGCCGGGATCGCCTCGTTCTTCGTTCCCGCCTGGTGCTCCGCGCCGCGAAGGCGGATTCTGCCGGCCGCCGCGCTCCTCTGGGCCGCGGCGATCGGCGCCGCGGCGGCCGTGCCGGCGTTCACGCCGAACGCGCCGCAGGCGCTCAGCCTCGCCTACGCACGGGACGCGGATTCCGGGGCCGCGCGGTGGGTCTCGAGCGGGTCGCCGTTGCCGGGTCCTCTTCGCGCCGCGGCCCGCTGGACCGAATGGCGCGCCCCGTTCGACTGGCTCGGCGCGAACGAGACCGGCCCGTCGGCGTCCGCGCCGGCGCTTGCACTGCCGCCGCCCCGATTCGACGTGCGGGAATCCACGGCGATCCCGGGAGGGCGCGAGGTTTCGGGGAAGCTCTGGTCACCGCGGGGCGCGCCGGTCGTGTACCTGGCGATTCCGGCGGGGGTCCGCGTGGAGGGGATTCGAATCGGGGGGCAGAGCGTGCCGCCGGATCTCGTTCGCCGAAGGCTCTTCGCCCCCGGGTGGGAAGTGGCGATCGTGTGGACGGTGCCGCCGGAGGGGATCGATCTCCGGATCCGGCTCGGACAGCCGGGGCCGGCCGAGATTACCCTGGCGGACCGCAGCCGGGGCCTTCCGCCGGAGGGCGCCGGGCTCGCCGCCGCTCGCGGCGCGGCCGCTGCTCCGAATTACTTCGGCGATTCGACGCTCGTCGAAACGCGCCGGAAGATCTGACCGGTCAGCGGCGCGCGGTTTCCGCGATCTCGAGGACCTCCCGCACGAGCCGGGGCAGGAGCTTGACGTCGAGCTGCGTCGAGGCGTCGCTCTTGGCGTGGTCGGGATCATCGTGGACCTCGAGGAAGAACCCGTCCACGAATCCGGTCGCCGCGGCCGCGCGGGCGAGCGCCGCCGCGTACTGCTTGACGCCGCCGGTCTCCTTGCCTCCTCCCGGAAGCTGCATCGAGTGCGTCACGTCGTACACGACGGGGACGCCCAGCGCCGCCATCATCGGGAACGCGCGGAAGTCGACGACGAGGTTGTTGTATCCGAAGCTCGTCCCGCGCT belongs to Thermoanaerobaculia bacterium and includes:
- a CDS encoding M12 family metallo-peptidase, translating into MHRPGGILLAFLVPLLPAASLGSPRPAALTVPSPIRRSGSTSVRPRSVASSSETVLSLRTGALADLRSVKPEEPVQVDGFPLDSTESVDLELRRFDLFSDAARNVEVGPGGLETDAPLPDAAYYEGTVAGDPDSRVFLSAFGSSVHAIIQRGEETYAVEPLGRWERETPGHVVRRLSKEEWAALARAWRCDAERLTATPSREALLSTAAISDAGQPFAASIAVDTDYELFHRFGNAATERNYLSNELAAVSAIYWRDLKTRLKIGFLRVWTTTSDPWTTSNPLSALFQVGDYWHAHGSGTARSTVLFLSGKNMGGGVAWLSTVCQGDQWDSADGHWAGGYAVVGNIEGSMTNFHSPPAGSDVWDVEAVAHELGHNFGSEHTHCYSPPIDECYGSEPGCYSGPNVDPGAGVGTIMSYCHLFGWSEISLKFHSRCISEQLRPTILNAASLAPDCMSGGTFSDVPLSNGFAPAIYTMAAWGIIPGCTATAFCPSTLVTRADMAVFIERGLNVFVPLPNQPQVFTDVPPGAYAYDFIEDFGKRKITDGCGATTYCPSGNVSRAQMAIFLLRAEHGSAYAPPAATGAMFADVPANAFGAAWIEQLARESITNGCGGGDFCPKAAVPRSQMAVFLTRIFHL
- a CDS encoding TetR/AcrR family transcriptional regulator; translation: MQIRIADGAILGAARRLVDEEGLRALTMRRLGDRLGVSATALYRHYRNKDEILEELVDAANEVLGGYLRRAASGPSPEGRLRGTAREYARFALEEPEFYRILFLTTGRPKMDILPEESRSANFQILIDRVRACSARAAADPALVAISLWAHWHGLVAMYRAGRFGADPEKFLALFERSADVFLRAITSGLSPGEGRR
- a CDS encoding M28 family peptidase; this translates as MRRAFAAAAGLGLILWAAVRVDRAPRLDRGSSDRFSEARARTQLRRLIGGIASHPVGSSENRRIADRLVETLAAMGYRPERQRAFVCGDFRRSCGEVENVIATAEGSASTGEIVLNSHYDSVPASPGASDSMAGVAALLEIARDLKTRPPGRNTVLFVFADGEEAGLLGSTAFVNAHPAGRIRVVVNLEARGSRGPSLLAETSGPASGVLLRFAAKARGPFADSAVTALTALLPNANDLEEYRRTGAVGLMFGFVQGFRQYHSSTDTAEALSPETLGQHGQNALDALQALRNEDLGALPRGPAGFTTIVGKLIVWPLGAALPAALAAFAVSVGAVLIRRRREGMRIRDVAAAAGWIVVSMALAGLVSLLTMKVMRAVAASPTPWKSRLEPDYLAGWAGAVLISIAVAGRAARRRGVPAFWSGSLLVWSVLALVLSVTAPAASHLLSIPALFGGALALLPPGRSPSGVVDRSLLTGVAAGLLVAPRMQVLLDLGGMTIVPLLAVFAAGIASFFVPAWCSAPRRRILPAAALLWAAAIGAAAAVPAFTPNAPQALSLAYARDADSGAARWVSSGSPLPGPLRAAARWTEWRAPFDWLGANETGPSASAPALALPPPRFDVRESTAIPGGREVSGKLWSPRGAPVVYLAIPAGVRVEGIRIGGQSVPPDLVRRRLFAPGWEVAIVWTVPPEGIDLRIRLGQPGPAEITLADRSRGLPPEGAGLAAARGAAAAPNYFGDSTLVETRRKI
- a CDS encoding KpsF/GutQ family sugar-phosphate isomerase, which gives rise to MILDSARRVLRIEADSVREQIENVGPAFEAAVEAMHACQGRVVVTGMGKSGIIGQKIAATLASTGTPAFFLHPAEAIHGDLGMVIKGDVVLALSYSGETDEIVRLLEFVKRLEIPLITMTGQPESTLARAAEHAISVAISREACPLNLAPTASTTAMLAMGDALAMALSEKRGFREEDFAALHPGGKLGKKFLRVRDLMRRGDRIPRVRPDTTMSEAIHEMSAKMMGITAVVGADGTLRGAISDGDLRRLLQADDGLLVKTAGECAHGQPKTIAEAEFASAALRRMEDAKITSLFVVDGAGSLIGALHLHDLWGVGLF